From the Roseateles sp. XES5 genome, one window contains:
- the rdgB gene encoding RdgB/HAM1 family non-canonical purine NTP pyrophosphatase — protein MRKLDTKTIVVASHNAGKIREIEDLIGPFGFSARSAAELKFEEPDETGTTFEENAAIKALASAKASGLPALSDDSGLVIDALDGAPGVYTANWAEKEDGTRDFAMAMEKVETALADKGATAAKDRTARFVSVLCLAWPDGHTELFRGEVEGHVVWPPRGDKGFGYDPVFQPEGYETTFGEMSAEEKHGWKPGDATALSHRARAFKIFVETCLKA, from the coding sequence ATGCGCAAGCTCGATACCAAGACGATCGTCGTCGCCAGCCACAATGCCGGAAAGATCCGCGAGATCGAGGACCTGATCGGCCCCTTCGGCTTTTCCGCCAGGTCCGCCGCCGAACTGAAATTCGAGGAACCGGACGAGACGGGCACGACCTTCGAGGAAAACGCCGCGATCAAGGCGCTCGCCTCGGCGAAGGCCTCGGGCCTGCCGGCCCTCTCGGACGATTCCGGCCTCGTGATCGACGCGCTCGACGGCGCGCCGGGCGTCTACACCGCCAACTGGGCGGAAAAGGAAGACGGCACGCGCGACTTCGCGATGGCCATGGAGAAGGTCGAGACGGCGCTGGCCGACAAGGGCGCGACGGCCGCGAAGGACCGGACCGCGCGCTTCGTCTCCGTGCTCTGCCTTGCCTGGCCGGACGGCCATACGGAACTCTTCCGCGGCGAGGTGGAAGGCCACGTCGTCTGGCCGCCGCGCGGCGACAAGGGGTTCGGCTACGATCCCGTCTTCCAGCCGGAGGGCTACGAGACGACCTTCGGCGAGATGAGCGCGGAAGAAAAGCATGGCTGGAAGCCGGGCGACGCGACGGCGTTGTCGCACCGCGCCCGCGCCTTCAAGATCTTCGTCGAAACCTGCCTGAAGGCCTGA
- the hemW gene encoding radical SAM family heme chaperone HemW, translated as MTAVPFDIRPSMGSDLSDPGFGIYVHWPFCAAKCPYCDFNSHVRHQPVDQPRFVQAFLKEMATMRRLTGSRSVTSIFMGGGTPSLMAPETVDAILNGIARHWHVPDGIEITMEANPSSVEAERFRGYRAAGVNRVSLGVQALNDRDLKFLGRLHDVADALKAIRLARDIFPRMSFDLIYARPNQTVADWDRELKEAVSYAVDHLSLYQLTIEEGTPFYGLHKAGKLIVPDGEQSAVLYEATQEITEREGMPAYEVSNHARPGSESRHNLTYWRYGDYVGIGPGAHGRLTTGGVKLATATERKPEGWLELVEAEGHGMIDQEILEREAQADELLLMGLRLKEGVDLARWQMLSGRDPDPDRERFLIEHGFIERLGNSRLRCTPAGMLILDAVVADLAC; from the coding sequence ATGACGGCGGTGCCCTTCGATATCCGGCCGAGCATGGGTTCGGACCTTTCCGATCCCGGCTTCGGCATCTATGTGCACTGGCCGTTCTGTGCCGCCAAATGCCCCTATTGCGACTTCAACAGCCATGTGCGCCACCAGCCGGTCGACCAGCCGCGCTTCGTGCAGGCCTTCCTGAAGGAAATGGCGACGATGCGCCGGCTGACCGGCTCGCGCAGCGTCACCAGCATCTTCATGGGCGGCGGCACGCCCTCGCTGATGGCACCGGAGACGGTGGACGCCATTCTCAACGGCATTGCCCGTCACTGGCATGTGCCCGACGGCATCGAGATCACCATGGAGGCGAACCCCTCCAGCGTGGAGGCGGAGCGCTTCCGCGGCTACCGCGCCGCCGGCGTCAACCGCGTCTCGCTCGGCGTGCAGGCGCTGAACGACCGCGACCTCAAATTCCTCGGCCGATTGCATGACGTCGCCGATGCGCTGAAGGCGATCCGCCTGGCGCGCGACATCTTCCCGCGCATGTCCTTCGACCTCATCTATGCCCGTCCGAACCAGACGGTGGCAGACTGGGACCGCGAACTGAAGGAGGCCGTGTCCTACGCGGTCGACCATCTATCGCTCTACCAGCTCACCATCGAGGAGGGCACGCCCTTCTATGGCCTGCACAAGGCCGGCAAGCTGATCGTGCCCGACGGCGAGCAATCCGCCGTGCTCTATGAGGCGACGCAGGAGATCACCGAGCGGGAAGGCATGCCGGCCTACGAGGTCTCCAACCATGCCCGTCCCGGTTCGGAAAGCCGCCACAACCTCACCTATTGGCGCTATGGCGACTATGTCGGCATCGGCCCGGGTGCCCATGGCCGCCTGACGACGGGCGGCGTGAAGCTCGCGACTGCCACGGAGCGCAAGCCGGAAGGTTGGCTGGAGCTCGTCGAGGCCGAGGGCCACGGCATGATCGACCAGGAAATCCTGGAGCGCGAGGCGCAGGCGGACGAGCTGCTGCTGATGGGGCTTCGCCTCAAGGAGGGCGTGGACCTTGCCCGCTGGCAGATGCTTTCCGGCCGCGACCCGGACCCGGATCGCGAACGTTTCCTCATCGAACACGGCTTCATCGAACGGCTCGGCAATTCGCGCCTGCGCTGCACGCCGGCCGGCATGCTGATCCTCGACGCCGTCGTCGCGGACCTTGCCTGCTAG
- a CDS encoding DMT family transporter, whose protein sequence is MSTRPMTSVEWGLLLVLSLLWGGSFLFNGILVRELPPFTIVTARVGLAAIALWVIVRLSGHAVPRSRDAWLAFFGMGVMNNIIPFSLIVWGQTHIASGLASILNATTPLFAVIVAHVLTQDEKMTGSRLAGVLVGFLGVALMIGPSVLSDLGTNVLAQLAVLGAAFSYSLAGIFGRRFRRMGLPPLLPAAGQVTASALLMLPVALVVDRPWTLAMPSAEAWAALLGLALLATALAYVIFFRILATAGATNLMLVTFLIPVSAILLGALVLGEVLAPKHFAGMALIALGLAAIDGRVLKMFSDKRRAVDA, encoded by the coding sequence ATGTCCACCCGTCCCATGACCTCCGTCGAATGGGGTCTCCTCCTCGTGCTTTCGCTCCTGTGGGGCGGTTCATTCCTGTTCAACGGCATCCTGGTGCGCGAGTTGCCGCCCTTCACCATCGTCACCGCCCGGGTGGGGCTGGCCGCCATCGCGCTCTGGGTGATCGTGCGCCTGTCGGGCCATGCCGTTCCGCGCAGCCGCGACGCCTGGCTCGCCTTCTTCGGCATGGGCGTCATGAACAACATCATCCCCTTCTCGCTGATCGTCTGGGGCCAGACGCATATTGCGAGCGGCCTCGCCTCCATCCTCAATGCCACCACGCCGCTCTTCGCGGTCATCGTCGCCCATGTGCTGACGCAGGACGAAAAGATGACCGGCAGCCGGCTTGCCGGCGTGCTGGTCGGCTTTCTCGGCGTCGCCCTGATGATCGGCCCGTCGGTCCTTTCGGATCTCGGCACCAATGTGCTGGCGCAGCTCGCCGTGCTGGGCGCTGCCTTCTCCTATTCGCTCGCCGGCATTTTCGGCCGTCGCTTCCGCAGGATGGGCCTGCCGCCGCTGCTGCCGGCCGCGGGGCAGGTGACGGCCTCCGCGCTGCTGATGCTGCCGGTGGCGCTTGTCGTCGACCGTCCCTGGACGCTGGCCATGCCCTCGGCCGAGGCCTGGGCCGCGCTCCTCGGCCTTGCCCTTCTCGCGACGGCGCTCGCCTATGTCATCTTCTTCCGCATTCTGGCGACGGCGGGTGCGACGAACCTGATGCTCGTGACTTTCCTCATCCCCGTCAGCGCCATCCTGCTCGGCGCGCTGGTTCTGGGCGAGGTGCTAGCGCCCAAGCATTTTGCCGGCATGGCCCTGATCGCCCTCGGGCTGGCGGCCATTGACGGGCGTGTGCTGAAGATGTTTTCGGACAAGCGCCGGGCCGTGGATGCCTAG
- the gcvA gene encoding transcriptional regulator GcvA translates to MNGRLPSLSGLRAFEAAARHLSVTLAAGELSVTPGAVSLQIRELEQSLGVQLFLRRPRQLSLTEEGEGYFKAMRSAFRMMREATDELLLRARSPATLSISCTPTFAAQWLVPRLPNFEERVPGADIRIGASNRLVDFARDGVDIAIRHGFGRYEGLVSERLLDDDLVPVIAPALRERTPLDTPGDLARHVLIHDVHRQDWRLWLEAMGATGIDALRGPVFTDSNGAIEAAKAGDGVALVRLSMVAREIRERRLVAPFPRGVSTGLAYYIVYPPGALDRPAVAALRAWLTEEARAVHGS, encoded by the coding sequence ATGAACGGGCGCCTTCCTTCCCTGTCCGGCCTGCGCGCCTTCGAGGCGGCGGCACGGCATCTGAGCGTCACCCTCGCCGCCGGCGAACTCAGCGTGACGCCCGGCGCGGTCAGCCTGCAGATCCGCGAACTGGAGCAGTCGCTGGGGGTGCAGCTCTTCCTGCGCCGGCCACGGCAGCTTTCGCTGACGGAGGAGGGTGAAGGCTATTTCAAGGCGATGCGCTCCGCCTTCCGGATGATGCGCGAGGCGACGGACGAGCTTCTGCTGCGCGCCCGGTCGCCGGCGACGCTCTCGATCAGTTGCACGCCGACCTTCGCCGCGCAGTGGCTCGTGCCGCGGCTGCCGAATTTCGAGGAGCGCGTGCCGGGCGCCGACATCCGCATCGGCGCGTCGAACCGTCTGGTGGATTTTGCCCGCGATGGCGTCGACATCGCCATCCGCCACGGTTTCGGCCGCTATGAGGGACTGGTCAGCGAACGGCTGCTCGACGACGATCTCGTGCCCGTCATCGCCCCCGCATTGCGCGAGAGGACACCGCTCGACACGCCCGGCGATCTCGCCCGCCATGTGCTGATCCACGACGTGCACCGGCAGGACTGGCGGCTGTGGCTGGAGGCGATGGGCGCGACCGGCATCGATGCCCTGCGCGGCCCTGTCTTCACCGACAGCAACGGCGCCATCGAGGCGGCCAAGGCCGGCGACGGCGTGGCGCTGGTGCGGCTGTCGATGGTGGCGCGGGAAATCCGGGAGCGGCGGCTCGTTGCCCCCTTCCCGCGCGGCGTCTCGACGGGGCTTGCCTATTACATCGTCTATCCGCCCGGCGCGCTCGATCGGCCCGCCGTCGCGGCACTGCGGGCATGGTTGACGGAGGAAGCCCGCGCGGTGCACGGCAGTTGA
- a CDS encoding GNAT family N-acetyltransferase, translated as MRLLVTYLERFEPPAEHAALAMPPGALALEAERLTVEAYLTLYREIGGPYSWDQRLRLPPETLAAFLAAGTTRTFVLREEGRPVGLCEFDGFRGEDVELTHFGLVPAVYGRRLGPFLLDAALRAAWGPATRRMWLHTDTNDHPKAMATYGRAGFKPYMQRMEEFPD; from the coding sequence ATGCGACTTCTCGTCACCTATCTGGAACGGTTCGAGCCTCCGGCGGAGCACGCCGCGCTGGCAATGCCGCCCGGCGCTCTCGCGCTCGAGGCCGAACGTCTCACCGTCGAAGCCTATCTGACGCTCTACCGGGAGATCGGCGGGCCATACAGCTGGGACCAGCGCCTGCGCTTGCCGCCCGAGACACTGGCGGCGTTTCTCGCCGCTGGGACGACGCGCACCTTCGTGCTGCGGGAGGAGGGAAGGCCGGTCGGCCTTTGCGAATTCGACGGCTTCCGGGGCGAGGATGTCGAACTCACGCATTTCGGTCTGGTCCCGGCGGTCTATGGCCGGCGGCTCGGCCCCTTCCTGCTGGATGCGGCGCTGCGCGCCGCCTGGGGGCCTGCAACGCGCCGCATGTGGCTCCACACGGATACGAACGATCATCCCAAGGCCATGGCGACCTACGGGCGCGCCGGCTTCAAGCCCTATATGCAGAGGATGGAAGAGTTTCCGGACTGA
- the dnaA gene encoding chromosomal replication initiator protein DnaA, with amino-acid sequence MKQDALFDRVSARLKAQVGPDVFASWFGRLKIHSVSKSVVRLSVPTTFLKSWINNRYLDLITNLFQQEDSEILKVEILVRTATRGARIGVAEETAAVEPAPQAQPRRTAGGPQPVASAVASVAAAAQPRVQPSSPLFGSPLDQRYTFDAFVEGTSNRVALAAARTIAEAGAGAVRFNPLFIHSSVGLGKTHLLQAIALGALSSARNPRVVYLTAEYFMWRFATAIRDNDALSLKETLRNIDLLIIDDMQFLQGNSIQNEFCHLLNMLLDSAKQVVVAADRAPWELESLDPRVRSRLQGGVAIEMEAPDYEMRLEILKRRLAAAQQEDQSLDIPVDILSHVARNITASGRELEGAFNQLLFRRSFEPNLTIERVDELLGHLVAAGEPRRVRIEDIQRVVAKHYNVSRQELVSNRRTRVIVKPRQIAMYLSKTLTPRSFPEIGRRFGGRDHTTVLHAVRKIEELISGDTKLSHEIELLKRLINE; translated from the coding sequence ATGAAGCAGGACGCGCTTTTCGACCGTGTCAGTGCGCGACTGAAAGCGCAGGTCGGTCCGGACGTCTTCGCAAGCTGGTTTGGACGCCTGAAGATCCATTCGGTCTCCAAGAGCGTCGTGCGCCTTTCGGTGCCCACGACCTTCCTGAAGTCGTGGATCAACAATCGCTACCTCGACCTCATCACCAATCTCTTCCAGCAGGAAGACTCGGAAATCCTCAAGGTAGAAATCCTGGTGCGCACCGCAACCCGCGGCGCCCGCATCGGTGTCGCCGAGGAAACCGCGGCCGTCGAACCTGCTCCTCAGGCCCAGCCGCGCCGTACGGCCGGCGGCCCGCAGCCGGTGGCCAGCGCCGTGGCTTCGGTCGCAGCCGCTGCTCAGCCGCGCGTCCAGCCGTCCAGCCCGCTCTTCGGCTCGCCGCTCGACCAGCGCTACACGTTCGACGCCTTCGTCGAAGGCACCTCGAACCGTGTCGCCCTTGCCGCCGCCCGCACGATTGCGGAAGCCGGTGCCGGCGCCGTGCGCTTCAACCCGCTGTTCATTCATTCCAGCGTCGGCCTCGGCAAGACGCATCTTCTCCAGGCGATCGCGCTTGGGGCCCTCTCCAGCGCCCGCAATCCGCGCGTCGTCTACCTGACGGCCGAATACTTCATGTGGCGTTTCGCGACCGCGATCCGCGACAACGACGCGCTCTCCCTCAAGGAGACGCTGCGCAACATCGACCTGCTGATCATCGACGACATGCAGTTCCTGCAGGGCAACTCGATCCAGAACGAGTTCTGCCACCTGCTGAACATGCTGCTCGATTCCGCCAAGCAGGTCGTCGTCGCCGCCGACCGCGCGCCGTGGGAACTGGAATCGCTCGATCCGCGCGTGCGCTCGCGCCTTCAGGGCGGCGTCGCCATCGAGATGGAAGCGCCGGACTATGAAATGCGCCTCGAAATCCTCAAGCGCCGCCTCGCCGCCGCGCAGCAGGAAGACCAGTCGCTCGATATCCCGGTCGACATTCTCAGCCACGTCGCCCGCAACATCACGGCCAGCGGCCGCGAGCTGGAAGGCGCCTTCAACCAGTTGCTCTTCCGTCGCTCCTTCGAGCCGAACCTGACGATCGAGCGTGTCGATGAACTGCTCGGTCATCTCGTCGCCGCCGGTGAACCGCGCCGTGTCCGCATCGAGGACATCCAGCGCGTCGTTGCCAAGCATTACAACGTCTCGCGCCAGGAACTGGTCTCGAACCGCCGCACGCGCGTCATCGTCAAGCCGCGCCAGATCGCCATGTATCTGTCGAAGACGCTGACGCCGCGCTCCTTCCCGGAGATCGGCCGCCGCTTCGGCGGACGCGACCACACGACCGTGCTGCATGCCGTGCGCAAGATCGAGGAACTGATCTCCGGCGACACCAAGCTCAGCCACGAGATCGAGCTTTTGAAGCGCCTGATCAACGAATAG
- the rpsT gene encoding 30S ribosomal protein S20, which produces MANTTSAKKATRKIAARTAVNKSRRSRVRNFIRKVEEAIASGDQAVAAAALKAAQPELMRAATKGVLHANTASRKVSRLANRVKTMSA; this is translated from the coding sequence ATGGCAAATACAACCTCGGCAAAGAAGGCGACCCGCAAGATCGCCGCGCGCACCGCAGTCAACAAGTCGCGCCGCTCGCGCGTCCGCAACTTCATCCGCAAGGTCGAAGAAGCCATCGCCTCCGGCGACCAGGCTGTCGCCGCAGCCGCTCTGAAGGCTGCCCAGCCGGAACTGATGCGCGCCGCCACCAAGGGCGTCCTTCATGCCAACACGGCATCCCGCAAGGTCTCGCGTCTGGCGAACCGCGTGAAGACGATGTCGGCCTGA
- a CDS encoding enoyl-CoA hydratase — translation MAYETLLVETRGRVGLITLNRPQALNALNRQLLDELKGVLAGFEADAGIGAIVITGSEKAFAAGADIKEMQPYGFADAMVEDLAAGWDDVAACRKPMIAAVSGFALGGGCELAMMCDFIIASETARFGQPEITLGIIPGMGGTQRLTRALGKAKAMDLILTGRMMDAAEAERSGLVARIVAPEKLLDEALAAAEKIAGFSLPSTMMAKEAVSRAHETVLSEGMRAERRLFHALFATEDQKEGMAAFIEKRKPAFRNR, via the coding sequence ATGGCCTATGAAACCCTGCTGGTGGAGACGCGCGGGCGCGTCGGCCTCATCACGCTCAACCGGCCGCAGGCGCTGAATGCGCTGAACCGCCAGCTGCTCGACGAGTTGAAGGGCGTGCTCGCCGGGTTCGAGGCCGATGCCGGCATCGGCGCCATCGTCATCACCGGTTCGGAGAAGGCCTTCGCCGCCGGCGCCGACATCAAGGAGATGCAGCCCTACGGCTTCGCAGACGCCATGGTCGAGGACCTTGCCGCCGGCTGGGACGACGTTGCGGCCTGCCGCAAGCCGATGATCGCCGCCGTCAGCGGCTTCGCGCTCGGCGGCGGCTGCGAACTGGCCATGATGTGCGATTTCATCATCGCCTCGGAGACCGCCAGGTTCGGCCAGCCGGAGATCACCCTCGGCATCATTCCCGGCATGGGCGGCACGCAGCGCCTGACGCGCGCGCTCGGCAAGGCCAAGGCCATGGACCTCATTCTTACCGGCCGCATGATGGACGCCGCCGAGGCGGAGCGCTCCGGCCTCGTCGCCCGCATCGTCGCCCCGGAAAAGCTCCTGGACGAGGCGCTGGCGGCGGCGGAAAAGATCGCCGGCTTCTCCCTGCCCTCCACCATGATGGCGAAGGAGGCGGTCAGCCGCGCCCATGAGACCGTGCTGTCGGAAGGCATGCGCGCCGAGCGCCGGCTGTTCCATGCGCTCTTCGCCACGGAAGACCAGAAGGAGGGCATGGCGGCCTTCATCGAGAAGCGCAAGCCGGCTTTTCGCAACCGTTGA
- the mutM gene encoding bifunctional DNA-formamidopyrimidine glycosylase/DNA-(apurinic or apyrimidinic site) lyase, giving the protein MPELPEVETVRRGLAPVMEGSRIRRAELRRPDLRFPFPPAFSQMLEGRRVVSLGRRAKYLLIDLEGGDVVIAHLGMSGSFRVEGVETETPGDFHIPRSKDARHDHVVFHLETAEGERRVVYNDPRRFGFMDIARREDLAGHAFFRDLGTEPTGNALDADYIAEKFRGRRTPLKAALLDQKNIAGLGNIYVCEALWRAHLSPERLAGTLVTAAGKPKKELAVLTEAIRQVIADAIEAGGSTLRDHIRADGSLGYFQHSFSVYDREGEPCRTPGCTGTIGRIVQSGRSTFHCAVCQK; this is encoded by the coding sequence ATGCCGGAATTGCCGGAAGTGGAAACGGTCAGGCGCGGCCTTGCGCCCGTCATGGAGGGATCGCGCATCCGCCGGGCGGAGTTGCGGCGCCCGGATCTGCGCTTTCCCTTCCCGCCGGCCTTTTCGCAGATGCTGGAAGGCCGCCGCGTCGTCTCGCTCGGCCGGCGCGCCAAGTATCTGCTGATCGACCTCGAGGGCGGCGACGTGGTCATCGCCCATCTCGGCATGTCCGGCTCCTTCCGGGTGGAAGGGGTGGAGACGGAAACGCCCGGCGACTTCCACATCCCGCGCAGCAAGGACGCAAGGCACGACCACGTGGTCTTCCATCTGGAAACGGCCGAGGGCGAGCGCCGCGTCGTCTACAATGATCCGCGCCGTTTCGGTTTCATGGACATTGCACGCCGCGAAGATCTCGCCGGCCACGCCTTCTTCCGCGATCTCGGCACGGAGCCGACCGGCAATGCGCTCGATGCCGACTATATCGCCGAAAAGTTCCGCGGCCGGCGCACGCCGCTGAAGGCCGCGCTGCTCGACCAGAAGAACATCGCGGGCCTCGGCAACATCTATGTCTGCGAGGCCCTGTGGCGCGCGCATCTGTCGCCGGAGCGGCTCGCCGGCACGCTGGTGACGGCGGCCGGCAAGCCGAAGAAGGAACTGGCCGTCCTGACCGAAGCGATCCGGCAGGTGATCGCCGATGCCATCGAGGCGGGCGGCTCGACGCTGCGCGACCATATCCGCGCCGATGGCTCGCTCGGCTATTTCCAGCATTCCTTCTCGGTCTACGACCGCGAGGGGGAACCTTGCCGCACGCCCGGCTGCACGGGCACGATCGGCCGCATCGTGCAGAGCGGCCGGTCGACCTTCCATTGCGCCGTCTGCCAGAAATAG
- the ubiE gene encoding bifunctional demethylmenaquinone methyltransferase/2-methoxy-6-polyprenyl-1,4-benzoquinol methylase UbiE — protein sequence MTEQRTSADGGMETSYGFREVREGEKQALVNDVFHKVAKRYDIMNDMMSMGLHRAWKDAMIASLNPRKDAAYRVLDVAGGTGDIAFRIVEASGRLAHATVLDINGSMLGVGADRAAKKGLAANLDFVEANAEDLPFESASFDAYTIAFGIRNVPRIDVALSEAYRVLKRGGRLLVLEFSEVEMPLLDKVYDTWSFKAIPQFGKMITGDAEPYQYLVESIRKFPNQEDFAAMIRTAGFSRVSYTNYTGGIAALHSGWKL from the coding sequence ATGACCGAACAGCGCACATCCGCAGACGGCGGCATGGAAACGTCCTACGGCTTCCGCGAGGTGCGCGAAGGCGAGAAGCAGGCGCTCGTCAACGACGTGTTCCACAAGGTCGCCAAGCGCTACGACATCATGAACGACATGATGTCCATGGGCCTGCACCGGGCCTGGAAGGACGCGATGATCGCAAGCCTCAACCCGCGCAAGGACGCGGCCTACAGGGTGCTGGACGTCGCCGGCGGCACGGGCGACATCGCCTTCCGCATCGTGGAGGCCTCCGGCCGCCTGGCGCACGCCACCGTGCTCGACATCAACGGCTCGATGCTCGGCGTCGGCGCGGACCGCGCGGCGAAGAAGGGGCTTGCGGCCAATCTCGACTTCGTCGAGGCCAATGCCGAGGACCTGCCCTTCGAGTCCGCCAGCTTCGATGCCTATACGATCGCCTTCGGCATCCGCAACGTGCCGCGCATCGACGTGGCGCTGTCGGAAGCCTATCGCGTGCTGAAGCGCGGCGGACGGCTGCTCGTACTGGAATTCTCCGAGGTGGAGATGCCGCTGCTCGACAAGGTCTATGACACCTGGTCGTTCAAGGCGATCCCGCAATTCGGCAAGATGATCACCGGCGATGCCGAGCCCTACCAGTATCTCGTGGAGTCCATCCGCAAGTTCCCCAACCAGGAGGATTTTGCCGCGATGATCCGCACGGCCGGTTTTTCGCGCGTGAGCTATACCAACTATACCGGCGGCATCGCGGCGCTGCACTCCGGCTGGAAGCTCTGA
- the ubiB gene encoding 2-polyprenylphenol 6-hydroxylase: protein MSVVGAYFRLARVGWVLVREGVVSALPAEGMPPLARTAQAFAGLFARRRSTHKGRGDNLARAIERLGPSYVKMGQFLATRPDVVGAEIAVELSALQDRMATFPREAAVATVEGSLGRPLADLYTSFGDPIAAASIAQVHPATVRDANGERQVAVKVIRPGVRQRFAHDLEAMYAASRLQEKILPNTRRLKPVEVTRTLEQTTKVEMDLRLEAAALSELGENTGDDPGFRVPTVDWERTGRDVVTMEWIDGIKMSDVEGLRAAGHDLDRLADTLIQSFLRHTLRDGFFHADMHPGNLFVDPQGVIVAVDMGIVGRLGKKERRFLAEILYGFITRDYQRVADVHFEAGYVPSHHDTASFAQAIRAIGEPIHGQPAETISMAKLLTLLFEVTELFDMETRTELVMLQKTMVVVEGVSRTLNPRFNMWKASEGVVGDWIRDNLGPKRLLTDLRDGAHAALRLAEAAPEIAAKAEKFSQDLTAMAERGLRFDAETAEAIGRSEARHSRSGRLALWVIAATLVYIAWKLH, encoded by the coding sequence ATGAGCGTTGTCGGCGCCTATTTCCGCCTTGCCCGCGTGGGCTGGGTTCTCGTGCGCGAGGGTGTCGTCTCGGCCCTTCCGGCCGAAGGCATGCCGCCGCTCGCCCGCACGGCGCAGGCTTTCGCCGGCCTCTTCGCGCGTCGCCGGTCCACCCATAAGGGGCGCGGCGACAATCTCGCCCGCGCCATCGAGCGCCTCGGCCCTTCCTATGTGAAGATGGGTCAGTTCCTGGCGACCCGCCCCGACGTGGTGGGCGCGGAGATCGCCGTCGAGCTTTCGGCGCTGCAGGACCGCATGGCGACCTTCCCGCGCGAGGCGGCCGTCGCCACGGTCGAAGGCTCGCTCGGCCGGCCGCTCGCCGATCTCTATACCAGCTTCGGCGACCCTATCGCCGCCGCCTCCATCGCCCAGGTCCATCCCGCCACGGTGCGCGACGCCAATGGCGAGCGACAGGTTGCCGTGAAGGTCATTCGCCCCGGCGTGCGCCAGCGTTTCGCGCACGATCTCGAAGCCATGTACGCCGCCTCGCGGCTGCAGGAGAAGATCCTGCCCAACACCCGCCGGCTGAAGCCGGTGGAGGTGACGCGCACGTTGGAGCAGACGACGAAGGTCGAGATGGATCTCCGGCTGGAAGCGGCCGCGCTGTCCGAACTCGGCGAGAACACCGGGGACGATCCCGGCTTCCGCGTGCCTACGGTCGACTGGGAACGCACGGGGCGTGACGTCGTCACCATGGAATGGATCGACGGCATCAAGATGTCCGACGTCGAGGGCCTTCGCGCCGCCGGCCACGATCTCGACCGGCTCGCCGACACGCTGATCCAGTCCTTCCTGCGCCACACGCTGCGTGACGGCTTCTTCCATGCCGACATGCACCCGGGCAATCTCTTCGTCGATCCGCAGGGCGTGATCGTCGCGGTCGACATGGGCATCGTCGGGCGGCTCGGCAAGAAGGAGCGCCGCTTCCTCGCCGAAATCCTCTACGGCTTCATCACGCGCGACTACCAGCGCGTCGCCGATGTGCATTTCGAGGCGGGCTACGTGCCCTCGCATCACGACACGGCAAGCTTCGCCCAGGCGATCCGGGCCATCGGCGAGCCGATCCACGGCCAGCCGGCCGAGACGATCTCCATGGCCAAGCTGCTGACCCTGCTTTTCGAGGTGACGGAACTCTTCGACATGGAGACCCGCACCGAACTCGTCATGCTGCAGAAGACCATGGTGGTGGTGGAGGGCGTGTCGCGCACGCTGAACCCGCGCTTCAACATGTGGAAGGCCTCCGAGGGGGTCGTCGGCGACTGGATCCGCGACAATCTCGGCCCCAAGCGGCTGCTGACGGACCTGCGCGACGGCGCGCATGCCGCCCTCCGGCTGGCGGAAGCGGCGCCGGAAATCGCAGCCAAGGCCGAAAAATTCTCGCAGGACCTGACCGCCATGGCGGAACGCGGCCTGCGCTTCGACGCGGAAACCGCCGAGGCGATCGGCCGGTCCGAGGCGCGCCACAGCCGGTCCGGCCGCCTCGCCCTCTGGGTCATCGCGGCGACGCTGGTCTATATCGCCTGGAAGCTCCACTGA